From the genome of Desmodus rotundus isolate HL8 chromosome 2, HLdesRot8A.1, whole genome shotgun sequence, one region includes:
- the LRRFIP1 gene encoding leucine-rich repeat flightless-interacting protein 1 isoform X14, which produces MDMGTQGAGRKRLPNRERLTAEDDALNQIAREAEARLAAKRAARAEAREIRMKELERQQKEVEERPEKDFSEKGSRNLPSLSAATLASLGGTSTRRGSGDTSVSVDTEASMREIKELHELKDQIQDVEGRYIQGLKEMKDSLAEVEEKYKKAMVSNAQLDNEKTNYMYQVDTLKDALLELEEQLAESRRQYEEKNKEFEREKHAHGLLRFQLEEMKAALQQREEMLQEIRQLQQKQASYVREISDLQETIEWKDKKIGALERQKEFFDSVRSERDDLREEVGVLKEEVKKHGILLNSEVTTNGEASDTLTSVGHRGPTKTTKEELNTLQATGDGPLGKATEVEVKNEIVDNVGKREILQNTEEDPVEDGVDTEALPPGDSAKDQRPSDNSALSLATVANATDEDQGQSQVLANMSILEHTEQVGSSEVTSTPGAGAGASECLRELDGDMLGPEAEQGGCDALDPEKQSGESTETQEQEKQDCGNSLGEVSSEPHQEPAPSQISEVDKVSSSQSSVQAGPTGSGEAEGTVASRPPRGSVDTASQDDKCVAHVPREVDASTGCGLETELTNQVAAEPREAPAQSTGLGGCRDEEEAEFENEKPSQTETQTSPSSAAATHSVQEAAGPRTADAKSKPLDAKEPGEDSNDPQGEVLDSPQKKTKNKKKKNKRKKPPVAAETRTDAKKELLSQSPDLSEVQEEEQARFTDEKPGAETANEASGSPKRNSVAGSRETQDVPESPNVEVDGRLNPGDGDTDTEVGKVTTSREQALPEGDAGQASGSIAGAGGLEEGGGTDRAEGDSATPHRPPGDADVPHSALLGGQRPSEDIDSASQGVREVSESLSPESDGLAPAEELGDSCSDSREEAEGRSERDKSKEDCTLS; this is translated from the exons GTTGAAGAGAGACCAGAAAAAGACTTCAGCGAAAAG GGGTCCCGTAACCTGCCCAGCCTGTCTGCAGCCACCCTGGCATCGCTGGGTGGCACCTCCACTCGGAGGGGAAGCGGGGACACCTCCGTCTCCGTGGACACCGAGGCGTCCATGAGGGAAATCAAG GAACTCCATGAGCTCAAGGACCAGATTCAGGATGTGGAAGGCAGATACATTCAGGGGCTGAAGGAGATGAAG GACTCACTGGCAGAAGTCGAAGAGAAGTATAAGAAAGCCATGGTGTCCAACGCCCAGCTGGACAACGAGAAGACGAACTACATGTACCAGGTGGACACCCTGAAAGACGCACTGCTGGAGCTCGAAGAGCAGCTGGCAGAGTCTCGGCGGCAGTACGAGGAGAAAAACAAG GAGTTCGAGCGGGAGAAGCACGCCCACGGGCTGCTGCGCTTTCAGCTTGAGGAGATGAAGGCCGCCctgcagcagagagaggagatgCTCCAG GAAATCCGGCAGCTGCAGCAGAAACAGGCGAGCTATGTCAGGGAGATTTCTGACCTTCAGGAAACGATAGAGTGGAAGGACAAAAAGATAGGG GccctagagagacagaaagagttCTTTGACTCCGTCAGGAGTGAGCGAGACGATCTCAGAGAAGAAGTAGGCGTGCTGAAAGAGGAAGTAAAG AAACATGGGATCCTCCTAAACTCGGAGGTGACTACCAATGGAGAGGCTTCAGACACTCTGACGAGCGTTGGACACCGAGGTCCCACCAAGACGACGAAGGAAGAGCTGAACACCCTCCAGGCGACCGGGGACGGGCCCCTAG GAAAAGCCACTGAAGTGGAGGTGAAAAATGAAATTGTGGACAATGTGGGGAAAAGAGAGATCTTGCAGAATACTGAGGAGGACCCCGTAGAGGACGGTGTGGACACAGAGGCCTTACCTCCTGGTGACAGTGCCAAGGACCAGAGACCCTCCGACAACAGTGCCCTCTCCCTAGCAACAGTAGCAAATGCTACAGATGAGGACCAGGGTCAAAGCCAAGTTCTAGCAAACATGTCCATCCTTGAACACACAGAGCAGGTTGGGTCCAGTGAGGTCACAAGCACCCCAGGTGCTGGGGCCGGGGCTTCAGAGTGTTTGAGGGAGCTAGATGGTGACATGTTGGGCCCCGAGGCGGAGCAAGGTGGCTGTGATGCCTTGGATCCCGAAAAGCAAAGTGGAGAATCCACAGAAACACAGGAACAAGAAAAGCAAGATTGTGGAAACAGTTTGGGAGAGGTTAGCTCAGAACCCCACCAGGAACCAGCTCCCTCGCAAATCTCCGAGGTTGACAAGGTGAGCAGCTCCCAGAGCTCGGTGCAGGCAGGGCCCACTGGGTCAGGGGAAGCAGAGGGCACAGTAGCCTCCAGGCCTCCTAGGGGTAGCGTTGACACAGCAAGTCAGGATGACAAATGTGTGGCACATGTCCCCAGAGAGGTGGATGCCAGTACAGGGTGTGGTTTAGAGACAGAGCTCACCAACCAGGTAGCAGCggagcccagggaggccccaGCACAGAGCACAGGACTCGGGGGGTGCAGAGATGAAGAAGAGGCGGAGTTTGAGAATGAGAAACCCTCCCAGACAGAAACCCAGACCAGCCCCTCTTCTGCGGCGGCCACACACAGTGTGCAGGAAGCAGCAGGCCCACGCACAGCAGATGCCAAGAGCAAACCCCTAGATGCGAAGGAGCCGGGTGAGGACAGCAACGACCCGCAGGGAGAGGTACTGGATTCGCCTCAGAAGAAGAcgaaaaacaagaagaagaaaaacaagaggaaGAAGCCGCCAGTAGCCGCAGAAACCCGTACGGATGCGAAGAAAGAGCTGCTGTCTCAGAGCCCAGACCTGAGTGAGGTTCAGGAGGAAGAGCAGGCGCGATTCACTGACGAGAAACCAGGTGCAGAGACAGCAAACGAGGCCTCTGGAAGTCCCAAACGGAACTCGGTagcaggaagcagggagacccAGGACGTTCCGGAAAGTCCTAACGTGGAGGTGGATGGAAGACTTAACCCCGGAGATGGCGATACAGACACGGAGGTGGGGAAAGTGACCACCAGCCGAGAACAGGCGCTGCCAGAAGGGGACGCCGGTCAGGCCTCAGGCTCCATAGCGGGTGCGggagggctggaggaaggaggcgGAACAGACCGTGCTGAAGGAGACAGTGCCACCCCACACAGGCCCCCAGGGGACGCCGACGTGCCCCACAGTGCCCTGCTCGGCGGCCAGCGTCCCTCTGAGGACATCGACAGTGCGAGTCAGGGAGTTAGGGAGGTTTCCGAGAGCCTTAGTCCAGAAAGCGACGGCTTGGCACCCGCAGAAGAGTTGGGGGACTCCTGTTCAGACAGCAGAGAAGAGGCGGAGGGCCGGAGTGAGAGGGACAAAAGCAAAGAAGACTGCACCTTGTCGTAG
- the LRRFIP1 gene encoding leucine-rich repeat flightless-interacting protein 1 isoform X13, producing MTNPATAQNKEIDCLSPEAQRLAEARLAAKRAARAEAREIRMKELERQQKEPSEHSGHLSSSSRASSRASSARASPVVEERPEKDFSEKGSRNLPSLSAATLASLGGTSTRRGSGDTSVSVDTEASMREIKELHELKDQIQDVEGRYIQGLKEMKDSLAEVEEKYKKAMVSNAQLDNEKTNYMYQVDTLKDALLELEEQLAESRRQYEEKNKEFEREKHAHGLLRFQLEEMKAALQQREEMLQEIRQLQQKQASYVREISDLQETIEWKDKKIGALERQKEFFDSVRSERDDLREEVGVLKEEVKKHGILLNSEVTTNGEASDTLTSVGHRGPTKTTKEELNTLQATGDGPLGKATEVEVKNEIVDNVGKREILQNTEEDPVEDGVDTEALPPGDSAKDQRPSDNSALSLATVANATDEDQGQSQVLANMSILEHTEQVGSSEVTSTPGAGAGASECLRELDGDMLGPEAEQGGCDALDPEKQSGESTETQEQEKQDCGNSLGEVSSEPHQEPAPSQISEVDKVSSSQSSVQAGPTGSGEAEGTVASRPPRGSVDTASQDDKCVAHVPREVDASTGCGLETELTNQVAAEPREAPAQSTGLGGCRDEEEAEFENEKPSQTETQTSPSSAAATHSVQEAAGPRTADAKSKPLDAKEPGEDSNDPQGEVLDSPQKKTKNKKKKNKRKKPPVAAETRTDAKKELLSQSPDLSEVQEEEQARFTDEKPGAETANEASGSPKRNSVAGSRETQDVPESPNVEVDGRLNPGDGDTDTEVGKVTTSREQALPEGDAGQASGSIAGAGGLEEGGGTDRAEGDSATPHRPPGDADVPHSALLGGQRPSEDIDSASQGVREVSESLSPESDGLAPAEELGDSCSDSREEAEGRSERDKSKEDCTLS from the exons GTTGAAGAGAGACCAGAAAAAGACTTCAGCGAAAAG GGGTCCCGTAACCTGCCCAGCCTGTCTGCAGCCACCCTGGCATCGCTGGGTGGCACCTCCACTCGGAGGGGAAGCGGGGACACCTCCGTCTCCGTGGACACCGAGGCGTCCATGAGGGAAATCAAG GAACTCCATGAGCTCAAGGACCAGATTCAGGATGTGGAAGGCAGATACATTCAGGGGCTGAAGGAGATGAAG GACTCACTGGCAGAAGTCGAAGAGAAGTATAAGAAAGCCATGGTGTCCAACGCCCAGCTGGACAACGAGAAGACGAACTACATGTACCAGGTGGACACCCTGAAAGACGCACTGCTGGAGCTCGAAGAGCAGCTGGCAGAGTCTCGGCGGCAGTACGAGGAGAAAAACAAG GAGTTCGAGCGGGAGAAGCACGCCCACGGGCTGCTGCGCTTTCAGCTTGAGGAGATGAAGGCCGCCctgcagcagagagaggagatgCTCCAG GAAATCCGGCAGCTGCAGCAGAAACAGGCGAGCTATGTCAGGGAGATTTCTGACCTTCAGGAAACGATAGAGTGGAAGGACAAAAAGATAGGG GccctagagagacagaaagagttCTTTGACTCCGTCAGGAGTGAGCGAGACGATCTCAGAGAAGAAGTAGGCGTGCTGAAAGAGGAAGTAAAG AAACATGGGATCCTCCTAAACTCGGAGGTGACTACCAATGGAGAGGCTTCAGACACTCTGACGAGCGTTGGACACCGAGGTCCCACCAAGACGACGAAGGAAGAGCTGAACACCCTCCAGGCGACCGGGGACGGGCCCCTAG GAAAAGCCACTGAAGTGGAGGTGAAAAATGAAATTGTGGACAATGTGGGGAAAAGAGAGATCTTGCAGAATACTGAGGAGGACCCCGTAGAGGACGGTGTGGACACAGAGGCCTTACCTCCTGGTGACAGTGCCAAGGACCAGAGACCCTCCGACAACAGTGCCCTCTCCCTAGCAACAGTAGCAAATGCTACAGATGAGGACCAGGGTCAAAGCCAAGTTCTAGCAAACATGTCCATCCTTGAACACACAGAGCAGGTTGGGTCCAGTGAGGTCACAAGCACCCCAGGTGCTGGGGCCGGGGCTTCAGAGTGTTTGAGGGAGCTAGATGGTGACATGTTGGGCCCCGAGGCGGAGCAAGGTGGCTGTGATGCCTTGGATCCCGAAAAGCAAAGTGGAGAATCCACAGAAACACAGGAACAAGAAAAGCAAGATTGTGGAAACAGTTTGGGAGAGGTTAGCTCAGAACCCCACCAGGAACCAGCTCCCTCGCAAATCTCCGAGGTTGACAAGGTGAGCAGCTCCCAGAGCTCGGTGCAGGCAGGGCCCACTGGGTCAGGGGAAGCAGAGGGCACAGTAGCCTCCAGGCCTCCTAGGGGTAGCGTTGACACAGCAAGTCAGGATGACAAATGTGTGGCACATGTCCCCAGAGAGGTGGATGCCAGTACAGGGTGTGGTTTAGAGACAGAGCTCACCAACCAGGTAGCAGCggagcccagggaggccccaGCACAGAGCACAGGACTCGGGGGGTGCAGAGATGAAGAAGAGGCGGAGTTTGAGAATGAGAAACCCTCCCAGACAGAAACCCAGACCAGCCCCTCTTCTGCGGCGGCCACACACAGTGTGCAGGAAGCAGCAGGCCCACGCACAGCAGATGCCAAGAGCAAACCCCTAGATGCGAAGGAGCCGGGTGAGGACAGCAACGACCCGCAGGGAGAGGTACTGGATTCGCCTCAGAAGAAGAcgaaaaacaagaagaagaaaaacaagaggaaGAAGCCGCCAGTAGCCGCAGAAACCCGTACGGATGCGAAGAAAGAGCTGCTGTCTCAGAGCCCAGACCTGAGTGAGGTTCAGGAGGAAGAGCAGGCGCGATTCACTGACGAGAAACCAGGTGCAGAGACAGCAAACGAGGCCTCTGGAAGTCCCAAACGGAACTCGGTagcaggaagcagggagacccAGGACGTTCCGGAAAGTCCTAACGTGGAGGTGGATGGAAGACTTAACCCCGGAGATGGCGATACAGACACGGAGGTGGGGAAAGTGACCACCAGCCGAGAACAGGCGCTGCCAGAAGGGGACGCCGGTCAGGCCTCAGGCTCCATAGCGGGTGCGggagggctggaggaaggaggcgGAACAGACCGTGCTGAAGGAGACAGTGCCACCCCACACAGGCCCCCAGGGGACGCCGACGTGCCCCACAGTGCCCTGCTCGGCGGCCAGCGTCCCTCTGAGGACATCGACAGTGCGAGTCAGGGAGTTAGGGAGGTTTCCGAGAGCCTTAGTCCAGAAAGCGACGGCTTGGCACCCGCAGAAGAGTTGGGGGACTCCTGTTCAGACAGCAGAGAAGAGGCGGAGGGCCGGAGTGAGAGGGACAAAAGCAAAGAAGACTGCACCTTGTCGTAG
- the LRRFIP1 gene encoding leucine-rich repeat flightless-interacting protein 1 isoform X15 → MTNPATAQNKEIDCLSPEAQRLAEARLAAKRAARAEAREIRMKELERQQKEVEERPEKDFSEKGSRNLPSLSAATLASLGGTSTRRGSGDTSVSVDTEASMREIKELHELKDQIQDVEGRYIQGLKEMKDSLAEVEEKYKKAMVSNAQLDNEKTNYMYQVDTLKDALLELEEQLAESRRQYEEKNKEFEREKHAHGLLRFQLEEMKAALQQREEMLQEIRQLQQKQASYVREISDLQETIEWKDKKIGALERQKEFFDSVRSERDDLREEVGVLKEEVKKHGILLNSEVTTNGEASDTLTSVGHRGPTKTTKEELNTLQATGDGPLGKATEVEVKNEIVDNVGKREILQNTEEDPVEDGVDTEALPPGDSAKDQRPSDNSALSLATVANATDEDQGQSQVLANMSILEHTEQVGSSEVTSTPGAGAGASECLRELDGDMLGPEAEQGGCDALDPEKQSGESTETQEQEKQDCGNSLGEVSSEPHQEPAPSQISEVDKVSSSQSSVQAGPTGSGEAEGTVASRPPRGSVDTASQDDKCVAHVPREVDASTGCGLETELTNQVAAEPREAPAQSTGLGGCRDEEEAEFENEKPSQTETQTSPSSAAATHSVQEAAGPRTADAKSKPLDAKEPGEDSNDPQGEVLDSPQKKTKNKKKKNKRKKPPVAAETRTDAKKELLSQSPDLSEVQEEEQARFTDEKPGAETANEASGSPKRNSVAGSRETQDVPESPNVEVDGRLNPGDGDTDTEVGKVTTSREQALPEGDAGQASGSIAGAGGLEEGGGTDRAEGDSATPHRPPGDADVPHSALLGGQRPSEDIDSASQGVREVSESLSPESDGLAPAEELGDSCSDSREEAEGRSERDKSKEDCTLS, encoded by the exons GTTGAAGAGAGACCAGAAAAAGACTTCAGCGAAAAG GGGTCCCGTAACCTGCCCAGCCTGTCTGCAGCCACCCTGGCATCGCTGGGTGGCACCTCCACTCGGAGGGGAAGCGGGGACACCTCCGTCTCCGTGGACACCGAGGCGTCCATGAGGGAAATCAAG GAACTCCATGAGCTCAAGGACCAGATTCAGGATGTGGAAGGCAGATACATTCAGGGGCTGAAGGAGATGAAG GACTCACTGGCAGAAGTCGAAGAGAAGTATAAGAAAGCCATGGTGTCCAACGCCCAGCTGGACAACGAGAAGACGAACTACATGTACCAGGTGGACACCCTGAAAGACGCACTGCTGGAGCTCGAAGAGCAGCTGGCAGAGTCTCGGCGGCAGTACGAGGAGAAAAACAAG GAGTTCGAGCGGGAGAAGCACGCCCACGGGCTGCTGCGCTTTCAGCTTGAGGAGATGAAGGCCGCCctgcagcagagagaggagatgCTCCAG GAAATCCGGCAGCTGCAGCAGAAACAGGCGAGCTATGTCAGGGAGATTTCTGACCTTCAGGAAACGATAGAGTGGAAGGACAAAAAGATAGGG GccctagagagacagaaagagttCTTTGACTCCGTCAGGAGTGAGCGAGACGATCTCAGAGAAGAAGTAGGCGTGCTGAAAGAGGAAGTAAAG AAACATGGGATCCTCCTAAACTCGGAGGTGACTACCAATGGAGAGGCTTCAGACACTCTGACGAGCGTTGGACACCGAGGTCCCACCAAGACGACGAAGGAAGAGCTGAACACCCTCCAGGCGACCGGGGACGGGCCCCTAG GAAAAGCCACTGAAGTGGAGGTGAAAAATGAAATTGTGGACAATGTGGGGAAAAGAGAGATCTTGCAGAATACTGAGGAGGACCCCGTAGAGGACGGTGTGGACACAGAGGCCTTACCTCCTGGTGACAGTGCCAAGGACCAGAGACCCTCCGACAACAGTGCCCTCTCCCTAGCAACAGTAGCAAATGCTACAGATGAGGACCAGGGTCAAAGCCAAGTTCTAGCAAACATGTCCATCCTTGAACACACAGAGCAGGTTGGGTCCAGTGAGGTCACAAGCACCCCAGGTGCTGGGGCCGGGGCTTCAGAGTGTTTGAGGGAGCTAGATGGTGACATGTTGGGCCCCGAGGCGGAGCAAGGTGGCTGTGATGCCTTGGATCCCGAAAAGCAAAGTGGAGAATCCACAGAAACACAGGAACAAGAAAAGCAAGATTGTGGAAACAGTTTGGGAGAGGTTAGCTCAGAACCCCACCAGGAACCAGCTCCCTCGCAAATCTCCGAGGTTGACAAGGTGAGCAGCTCCCAGAGCTCGGTGCAGGCAGGGCCCACTGGGTCAGGGGAAGCAGAGGGCACAGTAGCCTCCAGGCCTCCTAGGGGTAGCGTTGACACAGCAAGTCAGGATGACAAATGTGTGGCACATGTCCCCAGAGAGGTGGATGCCAGTACAGGGTGTGGTTTAGAGACAGAGCTCACCAACCAGGTAGCAGCggagcccagggaggccccaGCACAGAGCACAGGACTCGGGGGGTGCAGAGATGAAGAAGAGGCGGAGTTTGAGAATGAGAAACCCTCCCAGACAGAAACCCAGACCAGCCCCTCTTCTGCGGCGGCCACACACAGTGTGCAGGAAGCAGCAGGCCCACGCACAGCAGATGCCAAGAGCAAACCCCTAGATGCGAAGGAGCCGGGTGAGGACAGCAACGACCCGCAGGGAGAGGTACTGGATTCGCCTCAGAAGAAGAcgaaaaacaagaagaagaaaaacaagaggaaGAAGCCGCCAGTAGCCGCAGAAACCCGTACGGATGCGAAGAAAGAGCTGCTGTCTCAGAGCCCAGACCTGAGTGAGGTTCAGGAGGAAGAGCAGGCGCGATTCACTGACGAGAAACCAGGTGCAGAGACAGCAAACGAGGCCTCTGGAAGTCCCAAACGGAACTCGGTagcaggaagcagggagacccAGGACGTTCCGGAAAGTCCTAACGTGGAGGTGGATGGAAGACTTAACCCCGGAGATGGCGATACAGACACGGAGGTGGGGAAAGTGACCACCAGCCGAGAACAGGCGCTGCCAGAAGGGGACGCCGGTCAGGCCTCAGGCTCCATAGCGGGTGCGggagggctggaggaaggaggcgGAACAGACCGTGCTGAAGGAGACAGTGCCACCCCACACAGGCCCCCAGGGGACGCCGACGTGCCCCACAGTGCCCTGCTCGGCGGCCAGCGTCCCTCTGAGGACATCGACAGTGCGAGTCAGGGAGTTAGGGAGGTTTCCGAGAGCCTTAGTCCAGAAAGCGACGGCTTGGCACCCGCAGAAGAGTTGGGGGACTCCTGTTCAGACAGCAGAGAAGAGGCGGAGGGCCGGAGTGAGAGGGACAAAAGCAAAGAAGACTGCACCTTGTCGTAG
- the LRRFIP1 gene encoding leucine-rich repeat flightless-interacting protein 1 isoform X11: protein MDMGTQGAGRKRLPNRERLTAEDDALNQIAREAEARLAAKRAARAEAREIRMKELERQQKEPSEHSGHLSSSSRASSRASSARASPVVEERPEKDFSEKGSRNLPSLSAATLASLGGTSTRRGSGDTSVSVDTEASMREIKELHELKDQIQDVEGRYIQGLKEMKDSLAEVEEKYKKAMVSNAQLDNEKTNYMYQVDTLKDALLELEEQLAESRRQYEEKNKEFEREKHAHGLLRFQLEEMKAALQQREEMLQEIRQLQQKQASYVREISDLQETIEWKDKKIGALERQKEFFDSVRSERDDLREEVGVLKEEVKKHGILLNSEVTTNGEASDTLTSVGHRGPTKTTKEELNTLQATGDGPLGKATEVEVKNEIVDNVGKREILQNTEEDPVEDGVDTEALPPGDSAKDQRPSDNSALSLATVANATDEDQGQSQVLANMSILEHTEQVGSSEVTSTPGAGAGASECLRELDGDMLGPEAEQGGCDALDPEKQSGESTETQEQEKQDCGNSLGEVSSEPHQEPAPSQISEVDKVSSSQSSVQAGPTGSGEAEGTVASRPPRGSVDTASQDDKCVAHVPREVDASTGCGLETELTNQVAAEPREAPAQSTGLGGCRDEEEAEFENEKPSQTETQTSPSSAAATHSVQEAAGPRTADAKSKPLDAKEPGEDSNDPQGEVLDSPQKKTKNKKKKNKRKKPPVAAETRTDAKKELLSQSPDLSEVQEEEQARFTDEKPGAETANEASGSPKRNSVAGSRETQDVPESPNVEVDGRLNPGDGDTDTEVGKVTTSREQALPEGDAGQASGSIAGAGGLEEGGGTDRAEGDSATPHRPPGDADVPHSALLGGQRPSEDIDSASQGVREVSESLSPESDGLAPAEELGDSCSDSREEAEGRSERDKSKEDCTLS from the exons GTTGAAGAGAGACCAGAAAAAGACTTCAGCGAAAAG GGGTCCCGTAACCTGCCCAGCCTGTCTGCAGCCACCCTGGCATCGCTGGGTGGCACCTCCACTCGGAGGGGAAGCGGGGACACCTCCGTCTCCGTGGACACCGAGGCGTCCATGAGGGAAATCAAG GAACTCCATGAGCTCAAGGACCAGATTCAGGATGTGGAAGGCAGATACATTCAGGGGCTGAAGGAGATGAAG GACTCACTGGCAGAAGTCGAAGAGAAGTATAAGAAAGCCATGGTGTCCAACGCCCAGCTGGACAACGAGAAGACGAACTACATGTACCAGGTGGACACCCTGAAAGACGCACTGCTGGAGCTCGAAGAGCAGCTGGCAGAGTCTCGGCGGCAGTACGAGGAGAAAAACAAG GAGTTCGAGCGGGAGAAGCACGCCCACGGGCTGCTGCGCTTTCAGCTTGAGGAGATGAAGGCCGCCctgcagcagagagaggagatgCTCCAG GAAATCCGGCAGCTGCAGCAGAAACAGGCGAGCTATGTCAGGGAGATTTCTGACCTTCAGGAAACGATAGAGTGGAAGGACAAAAAGATAGGG GccctagagagacagaaagagttCTTTGACTCCGTCAGGAGTGAGCGAGACGATCTCAGAGAAGAAGTAGGCGTGCTGAAAGAGGAAGTAAAG AAACATGGGATCCTCCTAAACTCGGAGGTGACTACCAATGGAGAGGCTTCAGACACTCTGACGAGCGTTGGACACCGAGGTCCCACCAAGACGACGAAGGAAGAGCTGAACACCCTCCAGGCGACCGGGGACGGGCCCCTAG GAAAAGCCACTGAAGTGGAGGTGAAAAATGAAATTGTGGACAATGTGGGGAAAAGAGAGATCTTGCAGAATACTGAGGAGGACCCCGTAGAGGACGGTGTGGACACAGAGGCCTTACCTCCTGGTGACAGTGCCAAGGACCAGAGACCCTCCGACAACAGTGCCCTCTCCCTAGCAACAGTAGCAAATGCTACAGATGAGGACCAGGGTCAAAGCCAAGTTCTAGCAAACATGTCCATCCTTGAACACACAGAGCAGGTTGGGTCCAGTGAGGTCACAAGCACCCCAGGTGCTGGGGCCGGGGCTTCAGAGTGTTTGAGGGAGCTAGATGGTGACATGTTGGGCCCCGAGGCGGAGCAAGGTGGCTGTGATGCCTTGGATCCCGAAAAGCAAAGTGGAGAATCCACAGAAACACAGGAACAAGAAAAGCAAGATTGTGGAAACAGTTTGGGAGAGGTTAGCTCAGAACCCCACCAGGAACCAGCTCCCTCGCAAATCTCCGAGGTTGACAAGGTGAGCAGCTCCCAGAGCTCGGTGCAGGCAGGGCCCACTGGGTCAGGGGAAGCAGAGGGCACAGTAGCCTCCAGGCCTCCTAGGGGTAGCGTTGACACAGCAAGTCAGGATGACAAATGTGTGGCACATGTCCCCAGAGAGGTGGATGCCAGTACAGGGTGTGGTTTAGAGACAGAGCTCACCAACCAGGTAGCAGCggagcccagggaggccccaGCACAGAGCACAGGACTCGGGGGGTGCAGAGATGAAGAAGAGGCGGAGTTTGAGAATGAGAAACCCTCCCAGACAGAAACCCAGACCAGCCCCTCTTCTGCGGCGGCCACACACAGTGTGCAGGAAGCAGCAGGCCCACGCACAGCAGATGCCAAGAGCAAACCCCTAGATGCGAAGGAGCCGGGTGAGGACAGCAACGACCCGCAGGGAGAGGTACTGGATTCGCCTCAGAAGAAGAcgaaaaacaagaagaagaaaaacaagaggaaGAAGCCGCCAGTAGCCGCAGAAACCCGTACGGATGCGAAGAAAGAGCTGCTGTCTCAGAGCCCAGACCTGAGTGAGGTTCAGGAGGAAGAGCAGGCGCGATTCACTGACGAGAAACCAGGTGCAGAGACAGCAAACGAGGCCTCTGGAAGTCCCAAACGGAACTCGGTagcaggaagcagggagacccAGGACGTTCCGGAAAGTCCTAACGTGGAGGTGGATGGAAGACTTAACCCCGGAGATGGCGATACAGACACGGAGGTGGGGAAAGTGACCACCAGCCGAGAACAGGCGCTGCCAGAAGGGGACGCCGGTCAGGCCTCAGGCTCCATAGCGGGTGCGggagggctggaggaaggaggcgGAACAGACCGTGCTGAAGGAGACAGTGCCACCCCACACAGGCCCCCAGGGGACGCCGACGTGCCCCACAGTGCCCTGCTCGGCGGCCAGCGTCCCTCTGAGGACATCGACAGTGCGAGTCAGGGAGTTAGGGAGGTTTCCGAGAGCCTTAGTCCAGAAAGCGACGGCTTGGCACCCGCAGAAGAGTTGGGGGACTCCTGTTCAGACAGCAGAGAAGAGGCGGAGGGCCGGAGTGAGAGGGACAAAAGCAAAGAAGACTGCACCTTGTCGTAG